TTAATTCCCAAAAATTGGATTGGAATTGGATTAGCCGTAATTAGCATTATAATAGTAGCTTTGTTCTAATGAAATTAGCCTCAGACACCTATAAAACACTTTCGAAACCATCAGAAGAAATTTTGTTTAAAGAGAAAAAAAGCAAATTTTTCGGCTATGCATTCCCCATACAATCAGAAGACGAGGTAAAACCGCTATTAGAAGAGATAAAGAAAAAGCACCACACCGCAGGTCATGTTTGTTATGCATGGCAATTAGGTATTAAGACCCTAAATTACAGAGCAAATGATGACGGCGAACCCAACAACTCTGCTGGCATGCCTATTTATGGCCAAATACAGTCTTTTGAAGTCACGAATGTCCTTGTGGCAGTCGCTCGTATATTTGGAGGAACAAAACTAG
This genomic stretch from Cellulophaga algicola DSM 14237 harbors:
- a CDS encoding IMPACT family protein, whose translation is MKLASDTYKTLSKPSEEILFKEKKSKFFGYAFPIQSEDEVKPLLEEIKKKHHTAGHVCYAWQLGIKTLNYRANDDGEPNNSAGMPIYGQIQSFEVTNVLVAVARIFGGTKLGVGGLISAYRTGAQMALESSTIIKKIIQVEFELFFEYADIDKVMRIIKQEQLSIVSQKMELDCTIVISVRKNDEEKINGIFSELHTIKIKLIS